A single Neoarius graeffei isolate fNeoGra1 chromosome 23, fNeoGra1.pri, whole genome shotgun sequence DNA region contains:
- the sst2 gene encoding somatostatin 2: MSSSALRLTLTLMCLVSAVGVISCSQPHVVLNSALGEARNVPLGEEVPERLTLPELQWMLSNNELAPIQVEEPPRNRIELVRRENMVTAKPLNCMNYFWKSRTAC, translated from the exons ATGTCGTCTTCAGCACTCCGTCTCACTCTCACCCTCATGTGCCTGGTCTCAGCCGTCGGTGTCATATCGTGCAGCCAGCCTCACGTGGTTTTGAATTCGGCTCTGGGAGAAGCTCGTAACGTCCCGCTTGGAGAAGAG GTTCCAGAGAGACTCACCCTTCCTGAGCTCCAGTGGATGCTCAGTAACAACGAGCTCGCACCCATTCAGGTGGAAGAACCCCCTCGCAACAGGATCGAGCTCGTCAGGAGAGAAAACATGGTGACGGCTAAACCACTCAACTGCATGAACTACTTCTGGAAGTCCAGGACAGCATGCTGA
- the cwc25 gene encoding pre-mRNA-splicing factor CWC25 homolog gives MGGGDLNLKKSWHPQTLKNIERVWKAEQKHEAERKKIEELQKELKEERAREEITKYAQETGAVKKKDERLDWMYQGPGGQIDRDEYLLGRPIDKQITQQYEEPESGPSAETGLLPGSIFNSNINISSMDMASKIREDPLFMIRKREEEKKRSILTNPVKMKEIRKMLRENLEKEKKKKRKKDKKEKRKDKKHRRRSSGSDEEGPRKHRSKEENGDTNSHPRQKSGFGLQLPAGRSYQASESTHRRERSRSRSPLGSREEKRNRSPHDPDRKRNAKAPSPFRSRERYHRPQSSNYSKRLSAEELEKRRKEMIGFAREREEEREGNVKRYKRQDELEKERESKTKHDSQATFIHNMKLESAATSSVEDRVKRNIHSIQRTSASLEKNFMRR, from the exons AACTTGAAGAAAAGCTGGCATCCGCAGACGCTGAAGAACATCGAGCGCGTGTGGAAAGCCGAGCAGAAACATGAAGCCGAAAGGAAGAAGATTGAAGAGTTGCAGAAGGAGCTGAAAGAGGAGCGAGCTCGAGAGGAAATCACGAAATACGCGCAGGAAACGGGCGCTGTAAA GAAGAAGGATGAGCGCTTGGACTGGATGTATCAGGGTCCAGGAGGTCAGATTGACCGTGACGAGTACCTCCTGGGCCGTCCCATTGATAAGCAGATCACACAGCAGTACGAGGAACCCGAGAGCGGCCCGTCTGCTGAAACCGGCCTCCTGCCGGGCTCCATCTTCAACTCCAACATCAATATCTCCAGCATGGACATGGCCTCGAAGATCAGAGAAGATCCGCTGTTCATGATCCG TAAACGTGaggaggaaaaaaagagaagcaTTCTCACAAATCCTGTTAAAATGAAAGAGATCCGCAAAATG ttaCGTGAAAATTtagaaaaggagaaaaagaagaaaaggaagaaggACAAGAAGGAAAAGCGGAAGGACAAGAAACACAGACGGAGGAGTTCTGGCTCTGATGAAGAAGGACCCCGAAAACACAG GTCAAAGGAAGAAAATGGAGACACAAACTCTCATCCGCGTCAGAAATCTGGCTTCGGACTGCAG CTCCCAGCAGGCAGGTCGTATCAGGCGTCCGAGTCGACCCACAGGAGGGAGcggagtcggagtcgctctcCGCTGGGCTCCAGAGAAGAAAAGAGGAACCGTTCACCTCATGATCCAGACAGGAAACGCAACGCTAAAGCTCCGAGTCCGTTCAGATCCAGAGAACGCTATCACAGACCGcagagcagcaactacagcaa GCGTCTCTCGGCTGAAGAGCTGGAGAAGAGAAGGAAGGAGATGATTGGTTTCGCCcgcgagagagaggaggagcgggAGGGCAACGTGAAGAGGTACAAACGACAAGACGAACTGGAGAAAGAACGAGAAAGCAAGACCAAACACGACAGCCAGGCCACGTTCATACA TAACATGAAGCTGGAGAGCGCTGCCACCTCGTCTGTGGAGGATCGCGTGAAGAGGAACATCCACTCCATTCAGAGGACCTCTGCTTCTCTGGAAAAGAACTTCATGAGAAGATGA